In a genomic window of Glycine max cultivar Williams 82 chromosome 13, Glycine_max_v4.0, whole genome shotgun sequence:
- the LOC100527569 gene encoding uncharacterized protein LOC100527569: MSATKSASRKRASESERAKSDKNKRSAPDNFDLDLDFDLSDDIKGIVSALHLIRDKAQKDGQKKNEETISSVGSEVKSMIEGLRSKIEKDRQSFAKALSKSSKEYESSLKNETAKFQALHENFCKEKASSLQALKDIISKFEEEKEKLFVRYEQLRKKERVMISEQEKACNDKIAQLEDSLKKKKKDDKTFSILRKTLGSFLGNASDEDFPPDD, encoded by the exons ATGTCTGCAACCAAATCTGCGTCAAGGAAGCGAGCATCCGAATCCGAACGTGCAAAATCTGACAAGAACAAGCGATCAGCCCCAGATAACTTCGATCTCGATTTGGATTTCGATCTCTCAGA TGACATCAAAGGAATCGTGTCGGCGCTGCACCTGATCAGAGACAAGGCACAGAAGGACGGTCAGAAGAAGAACGAAGAGACAATTTCCAG TGTGGGTTCTGAGGTTAAGTCTATGATCGAGGGATTGAGGTCAAAAATTGAGAAGGACAG GCAAAGCTTTGCTAAGGCACTTTCAAAGAGTTCCAAAGAG TATGAAAGTTCATTGAAGAATGAAACTGCTAAGTTTCAAGCACTTCATGAGAATTTTTGCAAAGAGAAAGCTAGTTCTCTGCAGGCGCTGAAAG ATATTATCTCCAAATTtgaagaggaaaaggaaaagctaTTTGTCAGATATGAACAACTGA ggaagaaggaaagggTTATGATATCTGAACAAGAAAAAGCCTGCAATGATAAAATTGCCCAACTGGAAGATtcattgaaaaagaagaaaaag GATGACAAAACTTTCAGCATTCTAAGGAAAACTCTTGGTTCATTCTTGGGAAATGCCTCGGACGAGGATTTCCCACCCGATGATTGA
- the LOC100791321 gene encoding pentatricopeptide repeat-containing protein At2g33760: MDGKERKIKSAEYEAVVSAGPHLRRLQQAHAHLVVTGCHRSRALLTKLLTLSCAAGSIAYTRRLFRSVSDPDSFLFNSLIKASSKFGFSLDAVLFYRRMLLSRIVPSTYTFTSVIKACADLSLLCIGTLVHSHVFVSGYASDSFVQAALIAFYAKSCTPRVARKVFDEMPQRSIVAWNSMISGYEQNGLANEAVEVFNKMRESRVEPDSATFVSVLSACSQLGSLDFGCWLHDCIVGSGITMNVVLATSLVNMFSRCGDVGRARAVFYSMIEGNVVLWTAMISGYGMHGYGVEAMEVFHRMKARGVVPNSVTFVAVLSACAHAGLIDEGRSVFASMKQEYGVVPGVEHHVCMVDMFGRGGLLNEAYQFVKGLNSDELVPAVWTAMLGACKMHKNFDLGVEVAENLINAEPENPGHYVLLSNMYALAGRMDRVESVRNVMIQRGLKKQVGYSTIDVDNRSYLFSMGDKSHPETNEIYCFLDELIWRCKDAGYAPVPESAMHELEGEEREYALRYHSEKLAVAFGLMKTGDGVTLRIVKNLRICEDCHSAIKFISAVMNREIIVRDKLRFHHFREGSCSCSDYW; this comes from the coding sequence ATGGacggaaaagaaaggaaaataaaatctgCAGAATACGAAGCAGTGGTAAGTGCAGGCCCACACCTGAGACGCCTCCAGCAAGCCCACGCTCACCTGGTGGTGACGGGTTGTCACCGGAGCCGCGCTCTGCTGACGAAACTCCTCACGCTATCGTGCGCTGCGGGTTCCATCGCCTACACTCGCCGCCTCTTCCGCTCCGTTTCCGACCCAGATTCTTTCCTCTTCAATTCCCTCATCAAAGCCTCTTCAAAATTCGGTTTTTCCCTCGACGCCGTTCTCTTCTACCGTCGCATGCTCCTCTCTCGCATCGTTCCTTCCACTTACACCTTCACCTCCGTCATCAAGGCCTGCGCCGATCTTTCCCTCCTCTGTATCGGCACGCTCGTTCATTCCCACGTTTTCGTTTCTGGCTATGCCTCAGATTCCTTCGTCCAAGCCGCATTAATCGCGTTTTACGCGAAATCGTGCACCCCTCGTGTTGCACGGAAGGTGTTCGATGAAATGCCTCAGAGAAGTATCGTTGCTTGGAACTCCATGATTTCGGGGTACGAGCAGAACGGGCTTGCCAATGAGGCTGTAGAGGTTTTTAACAAGATGCGTGAGTCTAGGGTCGAGCCGGATTCCGCGACTTTTGTTTCGGTGTTATCCGCTTGCTCTCAACTGGGGTCGCTTGACTTTGGGTGTTGGCTGCATGACTGCATCGTTGGGAGTGGAATTACAATGAACGTGGTTCTTGCTACCTCGTTGGTGAACATGTTTTCGCGGTGCGGGGATGTGGGAAGAGCACGTGCGGTTTTTTATTCGATGATCGAAGGGAATGTTGTTTTGTGGACGGCTATGATATCCGGGTACGGGATGCATGGCTATGGTGTTGAGGCAATGGAGGTTTTTCATCGAATGAAGGCACGTGGGGTGGTGCCTAACAGTGTCACCTTTGTTGCCGTGTTATCTGCATGTGCGCATGCAGGGCTAATAGATGAAGGGCGTTCAGTTTTTGCAAGCATGAAGCAAGAGTATGGTGTGGTTCCAGGAGTGGAGCACCATGTTTGCATGGTTGATATGTTCGGGCGAGGTGGGTTGCTCAATGAGGCATACCAGTTTGTTAAAGGGCTTAATTCTGATGAGCTTGTTCCGGCCGTGTGGACTGCAATGCTTGGAGCTTGCAAGATGCATAAGAATTTTGATCTTGGTGTGGAGGTTGCTGAGAATCTCATCAATGCAGAGCCAGAGAATCCTGGCCATTATGTGTTGCTTTCTAACATGTATGCATTGGCGGGGAGGATGGATAGAGTGGAATCGGTTAGGAATGTGATGATCCAAAGAGGCCTTAAGAAGCAAGTGGGTTATAGCACCATAGATGTTGACAATAGAAGTTATCTTTTTAGCATGGGTGACAAGTCTCACCCTGAGACTAATGAGATTTATTGTTTCTTGGATGAGTTGATATGGAGGTGCAAGGATGCAGGCTATGCACCCGTGCCAGAGTCCGCGATGCACGAGTTGGAAGGGGAAGAAAGGGAGTATGCCCTCAGGTACCACAGTGAGAAGCTTGCGGTGGCATTTGGGCTGATGAAAACTGGCGATGGAGTGACTCTCAGGATTGTCAAGAACCTTAGGATATGTGAAGACTGTCATTCAGCAATTAAGTTCATCTCTGCTGTAATGAATAGAGAGATAATTGTTCGGGATAAGCTTCGTTTCCATCATTTTAGAGAAGGCTCGTGTTCTTGTTCAGATTATTGGTGA